Below is a genomic region from Pseudazoarcus pumilus.
CAGTTCGACGACTCCAAGATCCTCGCCGCCGCCCAACTGCTCGCCGACGCGCGCGTAGACGTCATCGGCTGGAGCGGCACCGCCGCCGGCTGGATGGGCTTCGAACAGGATCGCCGGCTGTGCGAGCGCATCCAGGAAGCCACCGGGATTCGCGCGACGACGTCGATTCTCGCGCTCAACGAGATCCTCGAACGTTCCGGCCGACGTCGTTTCGGCCTGGTGTCGCCGTACACCGCCGACGTGCAGCAGCGCATCGTCGCCAACTACGCGCGCGAGGGCTTCGAGTGCGTCGCCGACAGCCGGCTCGACATCTCCGAGAACTTCGCCTTCTCCGAGGTCGACGCCGACACGCTGACCCGTCAGGTGCGTGAAGTGGCCGCCGCCAAGCCGGAGGCCATCGCCACCTATTGCACGAATTTGCGCGCCGCACACCTCGTGCCGCAATGGGAGGCCGAGTTCGGCATCCCGGTCTTCGACACCGTATCCACGGTGGTCTGGTCGATGCTGCGCATGACCGGCCACGACCCGGCCCGCATCACCGGCTGGGGCCGCATGTTCCAGGAGGTGAAGTGATGAACGATTTCGATCTGGTGATCCGCAACGCACATTGCGCGACGGCCGCCGACGTATTCGACGCCGACATCGGCATCAAGGACGGCAAGATCGCCGCACTCGGCCAGGGTCTGCCCGCCGGGCGCGAGGAGATCGACGCGGCCGGGCGCTGGGTGCTGCCCGGCGGCATCGACGGTCACTGCCACCTCGACCAGCCCATGGGCGACAACTCGGTGATGGCCGATGACTTCCTCTCGGGCACGCGCTCGGCCGCCTGTGGCGGCACCACCACGGTGCTGCCCTTCGCCTGCCAGTTCAAGGGCCAGAGCCTGCGCGACGCGGTCGACGACTACCACCGCCGCGCGGATGGCAAGGCGGCCATCGACTACGCGTTCCATCTGATCGTGTCCGACCCCACGCCGGATGTGCTCGAACGCGAGCTGCCCGAACTGATCCGCGAGGGCTACACGTCGTTCAAGATCTACATGACCTACGACGACCTCAAGCTGGCCGACCGCGAGATCATCGACGTGCTCGCGGTGGCGCGCGACGAGGGCGCGATGGTTATGGTGCACGCCGAAAACATCGATTGCATCGCATGGCTCACCGAGCGCCTGCTCAAGGCCGGCAAGACCGCGCCGCGCTACCACGCCGAGGCGCGTCCGATGCTCGTCGAGCGCGAGGCCACACACCGCGCGATCTCGTTCGCGGAACTGGTCGACGTGCCCATCCTGATCGTGCATGTGTCGGGACGCGAGGCCATCGAGCAGATCCAGTGGGCGCAGAACAACGGACTGCGCATCTACGGCGAGACCTGCCCGCAATACCTGTTCCTGACCGCCGACGACCTCGGCCTGGATGACGACCACCATCACCATGGTGCCAAGTGCATCTGCAGCCCGCCGCCGCGCGACAAGGGCAACCAGCAGGTGGTTTGGAACGGGCTCGAATCGGGCGTGTTCCAGGTGTTCTCGTCGGATCACGCGCCGTTCAGGTTCGACGGCCCGAGCGGCAAAAAGGCGGCCGGCCCGAATGCGAGCTTCGACAGGATCCCCAACGGCATCCCGGGGCTGGAAACGCGCCTTCCGCTGCTGTTCACGCACGGCGTGCTGTCGGGCCGGCTGGACATCTGCCAGTTCGTCGCACTGACCTCGACCAACGTGGCCAAGATGTACGGCCTGTATCCGCAGAAGGGCTCGATCGCGGTCGGCGCCGACGCCGACCTGACGATCTGGGACACCGGTCTGGATCGCGTGATCCGCAATGCCGACCTCCATCACGAGGTCGATTACACGCCTTACGAGGGCATCCCGGTGTCGGCCTGGCCGGCGGTGACGTTCTCGCGCGGCAGCGTGGTGTGGCGCGACGGCGAATACCTGGGCCGCGCCGGGCGCGGCGAATTCCTGCGTTGCGACCTGCCCCAGCCGGCCCGCCCCAAGGTACGCGGGGACAGCCGATGAGCGCACTGCCGCCGCGCAGCCAGGAGCTGGCCGCGAAGCTGGCCGACGCCTGGCGTGATGGCCGCGCACTGTCCGCGCTCGAGGCCACGCGCCTGGCACCGCCGGATGACGCTGCGGCCTACGCCATCCAGGACACCGTGGGCGCGGCGCTGGGCTGGTTCCCGGCAGGCCGCGCGCGCGCCTGGAAGATCGCCTCGACGCCGCCCACGGCCGCGCCGGTGCCCGACGCCTTCATCGATGACGCGCCACAGACACTGCGCCCGGAGGACTTTCACACCCTCATCGGCATCGAGGTGGAACTGGTGTTGCGCCTGGGCAGCCCGTTGCCGGCCGGCGCGGATGAGGCGCAGGCGGCCGCGGCGATCGACGGCATCTTCGCAGCCATCGAGGTTTTCGACGTGCGCGCAGCGGACTGGAACACCCTGCCGCGCACCTTCCTGCTCGCCGACCAGCAGATGCACGGCCGCCTCCTCCTCGGCACGGGCATCGACGGCGGCTGGCAGGAGTCCTTCGCCGAGACGCAAGTCGTACTGAGCGTCGACGGCGAGGAAACGCTGCGCCGCCACGGAGGACACGCACTGGGAACCCCGGTGGCGATCCTGCCGTGGCTGGCCGGCCATGTCGCCTCGCGCGGCGCGGAACTGCGTGCCGGCGACCTGATCGCATCCGGCACCTGGATCGGACTGCACGTGGCACGGCCGGGCGAGCGCATCGAAGCCTCGTTCAAAGGCATTGGCCGCGTTCGCGTGGACGTCGCCTCCGACTGAGTCAGTCCGCCGGGCGCTCCCCGGCGGCGGGCGTCTCGACCGCTTGCGGCGCGTCGCCCTCCGGCTCGTTGTCCGCCTCGGGGGTGGCCTGCGGCAGGTCCGCGTCTTGCGGCGCCGGCACTTCCGCAGGCGCCTCGGCCCCCGGCTTGGCCGAGGCAATGCGCTCGAGCGCGGCTCGTTTCTGCATGTCGCGGAAATCGTTCTCCAGACCGCCGGCCGCGAAGGCCTCACGCAACTGTGCGAAGACCGGCCGGATCGTGCCTTGCTCGAACAGCTTCCACGACACCGCGCGCGCGGTGTCGGCGTCGCCCAGCGCGAGCGCGGCGAGCACCACGTCCACGCTCGCGCTCAGGCCCAGATCGGCCGCCACCATGCCGGCGCTGCGCGCGGCGAAGCTCGCCCGCCCGGCCTCCGGGTCGAGTCGCACACCGAGCGCGATATGGCTGGTCTTGTCATCGAGATCGGCGGTTTCCAGTTCCACCGGCTTGATGGCCTGCATCGCCTGTTCGGCGGCCAGCGTGTCGCCGGCCTCGAGATGGCTGCGCACCAGCATGAGGCGATCGGCGATCGACGGCGGCCCACCCAGCACGTCGATCTCGAGCACTTCGGCGATGGCCTGACGCGCCGTCTCGGCGTCACCGTTGCGCAGGGCGACATCGGCCAGCAGACGCTTGCGCGCATGGTTGCGCACGCTGCGTCGCGAGGCATCCTCGACCGTACGCTGCGCTTCTGCGTGATCCCCCATTTCCATGCAGATCCTGGCCTTCAGGTCGAAGGCCTCGAAATACAACGGCGCCTGCTCGACGACGCCGTCGACCAGCTCGCGCGCCTCGGCCAGCCGGTTCTGCTGCAGCAGCGTGCGCGCCAGCCCTGCACGCGCCCATGGAAAGGGATGCAGTTCGAGGATGTCTCGATACGCCTGCTGCGCGCCATCGGCATCACCCTGCGCCAGTCGCAGTTCGGCGCGCTGGCGCATCAGGTCGAAGCGGTAGGGCTTGCCTTCCTCGCTGTCCAGATGACGCTCGATGAAGGCATTGGCGGCATCGAAGTCGCGCTCGCGCCTGGCCTCGAACAGCGGGCGGAAGAACTGCTTGCGCGTGAGCGCCCGGTCGAGTCGGAACTTCAGCCGGTCCGGAGAGAAGGGCTTGATGATGTAGTCGTCGGGGCCCAGTTCCACGGTGGCGACGACGTTCTCGTAGGCCTTCTCGGCGGTGACCATGATGAACACCGATTCCTCGGGCAGCAGGTCGTCGCGGCGCATCTCCTCGAGCAGATGCTGACCGTTGCGCTTCTCGCCAAGGTTGTAGTCGCACAGGATCACATCCGGCACGGCACGACGCACGCGTGCGATGGCGTCCTTGTAGCCGCTCGAGAACTCGACCGAGAAGGCGCCCATGGTCTGCGCGCAGGTGCGCAGACCGTCGCGCGCCGCGGGCTGGTCGTCGATGACCAGGAACCGCAGCTTGCCGTAGCGCTGTCGCCCGGAGTCGCTCATGGCAGCACCAGCCGGAACGCGGCTCCGCCGAGCGCGCCGCCGTTGCTCAGTTCGAGCCGACCGACCGCATCGCCCCGCCGGTGGGCCCGGGCAATCGCACGCGCGACGTACAGTCCGAGACCGCGACGGGTCATTTCCTCGGCATCGGTGGTATCGAAACCCGGCCCGTCGTCCTCGACCATCAGGTGCAGGCCTTCAGCATCC
It encodes:
- a CDS encoding maleate cis-trans isomerase family protein, encoding MPDTRTLLGVLTPSSNTALEPLTSALVAGTPGVSAHFSRFTVTRITLDDAALGQFDDSKILAAAQLLADARVDVIGWSGTAAGWMGFEQDRRLCERIQEATGIRATTSILALNEILERSGRRRFGLVSPYTADVQQRIVANYAREGFECVADSRLDISENFAFSEVDADTLTRQVREVAAAKPEAIATYCTNLRAAHLVPQWEAEFGIPVFDTVSTVVWSMLRMTGHDPARITGWGRMFQEVK
- the hydA gene encoding dihydropyrimidinase — protein: MNDFDLVIRNAHCATAADVFDADIGIKDGKIAALGQGLPAGREEIDAAGRWVLPGGIDGHCHLDQPMGDNSVMADDFLSGTRSAACGGTTTVLPFACQFKGQSLRDAVDDYHRRADGKAAIDYAFHLIVSDPTPDVLERELPELIREGYTSFKIYMTYDDLKLADREIIDVLAVARDEGAMVMVHAENIDCIAWLTERLLKAGKTAPRYHAEARPMLVEREATHRAISFAELVDVPILIVHVSGREAIEQIQWAQNNGLRIYGETCPQYLFLTADDLGLDDDHHHHGAKCICSPPPRDKGNQQVVWNGLESGVFQVFSSDHAPFRFDGPSGKKAAGPNASFDRIPNGIPGLETRLPLLFTHGVLSGRLDICQFVALTSTNVAKMYGLYPQKGSIAVGADADLTIWDTGLDRVIRNADLHHEVDYTPYEGIPVSAWPAVTFSRGSVVWRDGEYLGRAGRGEFLRCDLPQPARPKVRGDSR
- a CDS encoding fumarylacetoacetate hydrolase family protein, translating into MSALPPRSQELAAKLADAWRDGRALSALEATRLAPPDDAAAYAIQDTVGAALGWFPAGRARAWKIASTPPTAAPVPDAFIDDAPQTLRPEDFHTLIGIEVELVLRLGSPLPAGADEAQAAAAIDGIFAAIEVFDVRAADWNTLPRTFLLADQQMHGRLLLGTGIDGGWQESFAETQVVLSVDGEETLRRHGGHALGTPVAILPWLAGHVASRGAELRAGDLIASGTWIGLHVARPGERIEASFKGIGRVRVDVASD
- a CDS encoding tetratricopeptide repeat-containing response regulator, whose product is MSDSGRQRYGKLRFLVIDDQPAARDGLRTCAQTMGAFSVEFSSGYKDAIARVRRAVPDVILCDYNLGEKRNGQHLLEEMRRDDLLPEESVFIMVTAEKAYENVVATVELGPDDYIIKPFSPDRLKFRLDRALTRKQFFRPLFEARRERDFDAANAFIERHLDSEEGKPYRFDLMRQRAELRLAQGDADGAQQAYRDILELHPFPWARAGLARTLLQQNRLAEARELVDGVVEQAPLYFEAFDLKARICMEMGDHAEAQRTVEDASRRSVRNHARKRLLADVALRNGDAETARQAIAEVLEIDVLGGPPSIADRLMLVRSHLEAGDTLAAEQAMQAIKPVELETADLDDKTSHIALGVRLDPEAGRASFAARSAGMVAADLGLSASVDVVLAALALGDADTARAVSWKLFEQGTIRPVFAQLREAFAAGGLENDFRDMQKRAALERIASAKPGAEAPAEVPAPQDADLPQATPEADNEPEGDAPQAVETPAAGERPAD